A single genomic interval of Juglans regia cultivar Chandler chromosome 1, Walnut 2.0, whole genome shotgun sequence harbors:
- the LOC109006296 gene encoding DELLA protein SLN1-like has translation MSLYSSGTSAASSAGSSVSSTTKPSEIDGLLAGAGYRVRSSDLRHVAQRLERLDAAMVNSPAEVSQLASDAVHYNPSDIASWVDSLLSELNQTASLPSDLPELPELMVGPGLNQTVLAEDAWTDHDAPQHQQLNNQFPVMTAMEEDSGIRLVHVLLTCAESVQRGDLAFAGSLIEDMQSLLTRVNTSCGIGKVAGYFIDALSRRIFTPQGVGFGGGVGLDPAYENEVLYHHFYEACPYLKFAHFTANQAILEAFDGHDCVHVVDFNLMHGLQWPALIQALALRPGGPPLLRLTGIGPPSPDGRDSLREVGLRLSELARSVNVRFAFRGVAASRLEDVKPWMLQVNPKEAVAVNSIMQLHRLLGSEPSRNSPIEMVLGWIRNLNPKIMTVIEQEANHNQPGFLDRFTDALYYYSTMFDSLEACTLQPEKALAEIYIQREICNVVCCEGSARVERHEPLAKWRGRLGQAGFRPLHLGSNAFKQASMLLTLFSAEGYCVEEKEGCLTLGWHSRPLIAASAWEAPLALPDANSPAAAPGIFVNPHSNPPINSL, from the coding sequence ATGTCTCTGTATAGCTCCGGTACGTCCGCCGCTAGCAGCGCCGGTAGCTCGGTGTCCTCCACCACCAAACCCTCCGAGATCGATGGCCTCCTTGCCGGCGCCGGTTACAGGGTCCGCTCTTCCGACCTTCGCCACGTCGCCCAGCGCCTCGAACGCCTCGACGCGGCCATGGTCAACTCTCCTGCCGAGGTTTCCCAGCTCGCTTCCGACGCTGTTCACTACAACCCCTCAGATATCGCCTCCTGGGTCGACTCCCTCCTTTCCGAGCTCAACCAGACGGCGTCTCTGCCGTCCGATCTTCCGGAGCTTCCCGAGCTCATGGTGGGCCCAGGTCTCAATCAGACGGTTTTAGCCGAAGATGCTTGGACGGATCACGACGCGCCTCAGCATCAGCAGCTGAATAATCAGTTCCCTGTCATGACCGCGATGGAAGAAGATTCCGGGATAAGGCTAGTCCACGTGTTGCTGACGTGTGCGGAATCCGTGCAACGTGGCGACCTTGCATTTGCCGGTTCGCTGATCGAAGATATGCAGAGCTTGCTCACACGTGTAAATACCAGCTGCGGCATAGGGAAAGTAGCCGGCTACTTCATCGATGCCCTGAGCCGCCGGATATTCACGCCGCAGGGTGTCGGGTTTGGTGGCGGCGTTGGCCTGGACCCGGCTTACGAGAACGAGGTTTTGTACCATCACTTTTACGAAGCATGTCCATACCTCAAATTCGCACACTTCACGGCGAATCAAGCCATTCTAGAAGCTTTCGACGGTCACGATTGCGTGCACGTCGTTGACTTCAACCTGATGCACGGCCTTCAGTGGCCGGCTCTGATACAAGCTCTGGCGCTCCGACCCGGTGGGCCCCCTTTACTCCGATTGACCGGCATTGGCCCACCTTCGCCTGACGGGCGTGACTCACTCCGAGAAGTCGGGTTGCGGCTCTCCGAGTTAGCCAGGTCCGTCAACGTCCGGTTCGCTTTCCGGGGCGTAGCGGCTTCGCGGCTCGAGGACGTGAAGCCGTGGATGCTCCAAGTCAACCCGAAAGAAGCCGTGGCCGTAAACTCAATCATGCAGCTCCACCGTCTTCTCGGATCGGAGCCGTCACGGAATTCACCGATAGAAATGGTTCTGGGATGGATCCGGAACCTGAACCCGAAGATCATGACAGTGATCGAGCAAGAAGCGAATCACAATCAGCCCGGGTTCTTGGACCGGTTCACAGATGCACTATACTACTACTCGACCATGTTCGATTCACTCGAAGCCTGCACGCTACAGCCGGAGAAAGCACTGGCGGAGATATACATACAGAGGGAGATATGCAACGTGGTGTGCTGCGAGGGCTCGGCTCGGGTGGAGAGGCACGAACCGTTGGCGAAGTGGCGGGGTAGGCTAGGACAAGCGGGTTTCAGGCCATTACATCTGGGATCCAATGCGTTTAAGCAAGCGAGCATGCTGCTGACACTGTTCTCGGCAGAGGGGTATTGCGTGGAGGAAAAAGAAGGGTGCTTGACGCTCGGGTGGCATAGCCGGCCTCTCATCGCGGCTTCGGCATGGGAAGCGCCCCTTGCACTTCCAGATGCAAACTCACCTGCTGCTGCACCTGGGATTTTCGTAAATCCTCACAGTAATCCTCCTATAAACTCGCTGTAA